From Humisphaera borealis, the proteins below share one genomic window:
- a CDS encoding DUF1501 domain-containing protein, whose product MNLSRRIFVRNGLVTLAALGSGAMLEPGFLANAALAAESSAKPRRKVLVCVFQRGAADGLSMVAPHGDPFYYKLRQEIAVPRPRKGDTSAAIDLDGFFGLHPRLDALAPLYQRGELAVIHACGSPSNSRSHFDMQDFMESGVADDKSVSSGWANRALSERPAASKPTPFRAVAMSASIPRTLQGDLDVMAIRDLDSFGVRGSPGVVGSPTMNEGATKTKEMNGFEGLYSNAVDQTLSGAGRESFDAIALLKKANPTQYKPAKGIDYPKTSLGQSLLQVAQLIKADVGVEIAFVQDEGWDTHANQGGPYGQIGNKLLDFGRALATFNADLGDRMADVMVLSMTEFGRAVRQNGNRGTDHGHASCFFAIGGGVKGGKVYADWPTLAPEKLFEERDLAVTTDFRNVFAEVCVNHLGVKSDAIPKVLPKFKWDAARGVGFTKL is encoded by the coding sequence ATGAACCTGTCCCGCCGAATCTTCGTTCGTAATGGCCTTGTCACGCTCGCGGCTTTGGGCAGCGGGGCGATGCTGGAGCCAGGATTCCTGGCGAACGCTGCCCTGGCGGCCGAGTCGTCGGCCAAGCCGCGGCGCAAGGTGCTGGTGTGCGTCTTCCAGCGTGGCGCGGCAGACGGCCTGTCGATGGTCGCACCGCACGGAGACCCGTTCTACTACAAGCTCCGCCAGGAGATTGCCGTTCCGCGACCCAGGAAGGGTGATACCTCGGCGGCGATCGACCTGGACGGGTTCTTCGGCCTGCACCCGCGTCTCGACGCGCTCGCCCCCCTCTACCAGCGCGGCGAACTGGCCGTCATCCACGCCTGCGGATCGCCGAGCAACTCTCGGTCGCATTTTGACATGCAGGACTTCATGGAGTCCGGCGTCGCCGATGACAAGAGCGTGAGCAGCGGTTGGGCGAATCGCGCGTTGTCTGAGCGGCCCGCGGCAAGCAAACCCACGCCGTTTCGCGCCGTCGCGATGAGCGCCTCGATCCCGCGCACGCTCCAGGGCGATCTGGACGTGATGGCGATCCGCGATCTCGACAGCTTCGGCGTCCGAGGTTCCCCCGGCGTGGTCGGTTCACCGACCATGAACGAAGGCGCCACGAAGACGAAAGAGATGAACGGGTTCGAAGGGCTTTACTCCAACGCAGTCGACCAGACCCTCAGCGGCGCGGGCAGGGAATCGTTCGATGCGATCGCGCTGCTGAAGAAGGCGAACCCCACGCAATACAAGCCGGCCAAGGGCATCGACTACCCCAAGACGTCGCTGGGGCAGTCGCTGCTGCAGGTGGCCCAGCTGATCAAGGCCGATGTCGGCGTGGAGATCGCATTCGTCCAGGACGAAGGTTGGGACACGCACGCCAACCAGGGCGGACCTTACGGCCAAATCGGTAACAAGCTTCTCGATTTCGGCCGTGCGCTCGCGACGTTCAACGCCGATCTCGGCGACCGGATGGCCGACGTCATGGTGCTGAGCATGACCGAGTTTGGCCGGGCCGTCCGCCAGAACGGGAACCGAGGTACCGACCATGGCCACGCGAGTTGTTTCTTCGCGATCGGCGGCGGTGTGAAGGGCGGGAAGGTCTACGCCGACTGGCCGACCCTCGCCCCCGAAAAGTTGTTCGAAGAGCGCGATCTGGCCGTCACGACGGATTTCCGGAATGTCTTCGCCGAGGTATGTGTGAATCACCTCGGTGTGAAGTCGGACGCGATTCCGAAGGTGTTGCCGAAGTTCAAGTGGGATGCTGCGCGAGGGGTTGGGTTCACGAAGTTGTAG
- a CDS encoding DUF1800 domain-containing protein, protein MSTAKPASLRHLWTRVPLAMVLLLVSTTVHAGSAPEGSAARSLPEDQKILHALNRLGFGARPGDVERVRAMGLDDYIRQQLDPTKIDDKACEKAVEPLDTLKMSSEHFMGQFFEDIKFFLQMQMASGNADDMKMRFGVDLPNDKKALSKDNPYQQNGLPNLGALAKRDSIRCMAELQQAKLMRAALSERQLQEVMVDFWSNHFNVDMRKNACRALIVAHDRDVIRTNALGKFHDLLSAVAHSPAMLAYLDNNENSVARERGAIETKLIEWYVSYKFGYSVKGQISNKEGPNENYGRELLELHTLGVDGGYTQKDVQEVARCFSGWSYSGMGGKFEFNKNRHDQGEKTVLGVRLPKDHGIKDGEDVLKLLSRHPSTAKFISRKLCQRFVSDEPPTELVERVAKVFTGTGGDIRKVIESIVNSDAFYAPTAVRSKIKSPFEYAVSAVRATGGEFTGRGWGMFGKLSYIEEGGALLGNDPKLSKEKKKSLNWHVHDMGQPLLAFAAPTGYPELSSKWVSPSALIDRLNFAVALTESDMKDIKVDVSRLLGKKVDADNAEAVIERLAATLLHQPLSDATKATLLRSLDVKEGRTIDIKKAAGLILGSPEFQRR, encoded by the coding sequence ATGTCCACGGCCAAGCCCGCAAGTCTTCGTCATCTCTGGACGAGAGTTCCGCTCGCAATGGTTCTACTGCTGGTTTCCACAACGGTTCATGCGGGCTCAGCACCCGAAGGATCGGCCGCGCGTTCGTTGCCCGAAGACCAGAAAATCCTGCACGCCCTGAACCGCCTGGGGTTCGGTGCCCGGCCGGGGGACGTGGAACGGGTCAGGGCGATGGGCCTGGATGATTACATCCGCCAGCAACTCGATCCCACGAAGATCGACGACAAGGCCTGCGAAAAAGCCGTGGAACCGCTCGATACGCTCAAGATGTCGTCCGAGCATTTTATGGGGCAGTTCTTCGAGGACATCAAGTTTTTCCTGCAGATGCAGATGGCCTCCGGCAACGCCGACGACATGAAGATGCGTTTTGGCGTCGATCTGCCGAACGACAAGAAGGCACTCAGCAAGGACAACCCCTATCAGCAGAACGGACTGCCCAACCTCGGTGCCCTCGCCAAGCGAGATTCCATCCGCTGCATGGCCGAACTTCAGCAGGCGAAGCTGATGCGGGCGGCCTTGTCGGAGCGACAGTTGCAGGAGGTAATGGTCGACTTCTGGTCGAACCACTTCAACGTCGATATGCGCAAGAACGCCTGCCGGGCGCTGATCGTCGCGCACGACCGCGACGTCATCCGTACGAATGCCCTGGGGAAGTTTCACGACCTGTTGTCGGCCGTCGCGCACAGCCCGGCGATGCTGGCGTACCTTGACAACAATGAGAACTCCGTCGCCCGCGAACGCGGGGCGATCGAGACCAAGCTCATTGAGTGGTACGTCAGCTACAAGTTCGGCTACAGCGTCAAAGGGCAGATCTCCAATAAGGAGGGCCCGAACGAAAACTACGGCCGCGAGCTCTTGGAACTGCACACCCTCGGTGTGGACGGCGGCTATACCCAGAAAGACGTCCAGGAAGTCGCCCGCTGTTTTAGCGGGTGGTCTTACTCCGGCATGGGGGGCAAGTTCGAGTTCAACAAGAACCGTCACGACCAGGGAGAGAAGACCGTCCTCGGCGTCAGGCTCCCCAAGGATCACGGCATCAAGGACGGCGAAGATGTTCTGAAGCTATTGAGCAGGCACCCATCGACCGCGAAGTTTATCAGCCGAAAGTTGTGCCAGCGTTTCGTTTCCGACGAACCGCCGACGGAGTTGGTCGAACGCGTTGCAAAAGTTTTTACCGGGACCGGCGGCGACATCCGCAAGGTGATTGAATCGATCGTGAACAGCGACGCGTTCTACGCGCCGACCGCCGTCCGATCGAAGATCAAATCGCCCTTCGAGTATGCGGTGTCGGCGGTGCGAGCGACGGGAGGTGAGTTCACCGGCCGCGGGTGGGGCATGTTCGGCAAGTTGAGCTATATCGAAGAAGGCGGAGCACTCCTGGGCAACGACCCCAAGCTGTCGAAAGAGAAAAAGAAGTCGTTGAACTGGCACGTCCACGACATGGGCCAACCGTTGCTCGCGTTCGCGGCACCGACGGGCTATCCGGAATTGTCGAGCAAGTGGGTGAGCCCCAGTGCCCTGATCGACCGACTGAACTTTGCCGTCGCGCTGACGGAGTCGGACATGAAGGACATCAAGGTGGACGTGAGTCGGCTACTGGGGAAAAAGGTGGACGCCGACAATGCCGAGGCGGTGATCGAGCGCTTGGCGGCAACGCTCCTGCACCAGCCCCTGAGCGATGCCACCAAAGCGACGCTGCTGCGATCGCTGGATGTGAAGGAGGGCAGGACGATCGACATCAAGAAGGCCGCAGGACTGATTCTGGGGTCGCCGGAGTTTCAGCGGCGGTGA
- a CDS encoding PilW family protein, translated as MYPAAPILCSHRRRHGLSMAEMLISIAITSMLLSGLATAFVTSADVVEQNDQFFRATQASRVTLNQILVECRRADALQCSNTGTYNYFDVIRPEEVLDTNEVFRRYQFDAANKQITMTIHYNDNTTSPAYVMVRHVEAAEFGPPQTGKDSNNAVVVQRLPVVLTVKVGKNVVTLNGAAGPRRAMSF; from the coding sequence ATGTACCCAGCAGCACCAATCCTCTGTTCGCACCGCCGTCGTCATGGCCTGAGCATGGCGGAGATGCTGATCAGCATCGCGATCACGAGCATGCTGTTGTCCGGCCTGGCAACTGCATTTGTCACCTCGGCCGACGTGGTCGAACAGAACGACCAGTTCTTCCGCGCCACGCAGGCGTCGCGCGTCACGCTGAATCAGATCCTGGTCGAATGCCGACGCGCGGATGCCCTTCAGTGCAGCAATACGGGCACCTATAACTACTTCGACGTCATTCGCCCCGAAGAAGTGCTCGACACCAACGAGGTCTTCCGACGTTATCAGTTCGACGCGGCCAACAAGCAGATCACAATGACCATCCATTACAACGACAACACCACCAGCCCGGCCTACGTGATGGTGCGCCATGTCGAGGCGGCAGAATTCGGACCGCCTCAGACAGGCAAGGATTCCAACAACGCCGTGGTCGTTCAACGGCTTCCGGTCGTTCTGACAGTGAAAGTGGGGAAGAACGTGGTGACGCTCAACGGTGCCGCCGGGCCACGGCGAGCCATGAGCTTCTGA
- a CDS encoding prepilin-type N-terminal cleavage/methylation domain-containing protein: MPPCLHGDLRSSRPRRRGIGLVELLVSLSIVASLLTATAVAVNAAFKAHEVNQEQAVLLSKARVSLAFITSQIRTTKLHAPDDTDLRADFATGKTVTDTALVMYDADDNLLRFYLDAANKKLMVTTDTGTHTMASNVEAFSVTMEPMRSATSIRTGGGWDLLKRATIQLTVKAGDATGPGEGTSTQSLTLSGSVMPRRNAW; the protein is encoded by the coding sequence GTGCCTCCCTGCCTCCATGGCGACCTCCGCTCTTCGCGACCGCGCCGTCGCGGTATCGGCCTGGTCGAGCTGCTCGTTTCGCTCTCGATCGTCGCGAGCCTGCTGACGGCGACCGCCGTCGCGGTGAATGCGGCGTTCAAAGCCCATGAGGTCAACCAGGAACAGGCGGTGCTGCTTTCGAAGGCGCGCGTGTCGCTCGCGTTCATCACCTCGCAGATCCGCACGACCAAGCTGCATGCACCCGACGACACCGACCTGCGGGCCGACTTCGCGACGGGCAAAACCGTGACCGATACTGCTCTGGTCATGTACGACGCCGACGACAACCTGCTTCGGTTCTACCTCGACGCCGCCAACAAAAAGCTCATGGTCACCACCGACACCGGCACGCATACGATGGCGAGCAATGTCGAGGCGTTCAGCGTCACGATGGAGCCCATGCGGTCGGCGACGTCCATTCGGACCGGCGGCGGGTGGGACCTGCTCAAACGCGCGACGATCCAACTGACCGTCAAAGCCGGCGACGCCACCGGCCCTGGCGAAGGCACGAGCACGCAGTCGCTTACGCTGTCGGGATCGGTGATGCCACGACGGAATGCTTGGTAA
- a CDS encoding type IV pilus modification PilV family protein — MGATSVTPLLGRPRRRGFTLIEAALTTVIVGVAILALMGLSGALTGQNANAGQSTTAMLLASNIQEAMAGLSFNDPAYSNTYFGPEAGETLASYNDVDDFDSLTISPPIDSARQTIPNLSQYSQVISVLPIYANKLNSNTNPTSLDLPKTAYTGAVRVMVRIMYKRTSGSVAQEVYRASWIRTAS; from the coding sequence ATGGGTGCGACATCTGTAACTCCCCTGCTCGGCCGCCCGCGTCGCCGAGGCTTCACGCTGATCGAAGCTGCACTGACGACGGTCATTGTCGGCGTCGCGATCTTGGCCCTCATGGGTCTCAGCGGCGCGCTGACCGGGCAGAACGCGAACGCGGGGCAGTCGACCACCGCGATGCTGCTGGCCTCCAACATCCAGGAAGCGATGGCGGGGCTGAGCTTCAACGATCCGGCCTACAGCAATACCTATTTCGGTCCCGAGGCCGGCGAGACGCTCGCGAGCTACAACGACGTGGACGACTTCGACAGCTTGACGATCAGCCCGCCGATCGATTCCGCCCGTCAGACGATACCGAACCTCTCGCAGTATTCGCAGGTCATCTCGGTCCTGCCGATCTACGCGAACAAGCTCAACAGCAACACGAACCCGACGTCCCTGGACCTTCCCAAGACGGCGTACACGGGGGCGGTGCGGGTCATGGTGAGGATTATGTACAAGCGAACCTCCGGATCGGTCGCCCAAGAGGTGTACCGGGCGAGCTGGATTCGGACGGCGAGCTGA